The Candidatus Omnitrophota bacterium genome has a window encoding:
- a CDS encoding ATP-binding protein, translating into MRLKKKIIELNSELEIFKKRINILETENNRIHAILNSMVEGVIAVDKDTRLLWLNPTAEKIFNISQKSAQGRIFLEVFPNNDVAEVIALVLKSGQLVSKELTLIWPVQKVFQVNASPIFESKATSGCLLVIHDITEIRRLEAMRRDFVANVSHELKTPLTSIKGFVETLLEGALEDKENSVHFLKIINTHADRLNTLINDLLELSHIESKEIVLNKEKFVIAKLVDEVILGFKSQAKKKAVEIKIELPQSLEIVADKSKIEQVFANLINNAIKYNKEKGSVRIYSETLAEKIKIVVEDSGSGIPAKDIPRIFERFYRVDKARSRELGGTGLGLSIVKHIIELHSGSVGVESTEGLGSKFWFIIPQ; encoded by the coding sequence TTGCGCCTAAAGAAGAAAATCATTGAATTAAATTCCGAACTGGAAATATTCAAAAAACGGATTAACATTTTAGAAACTGAGAACAACCGCATCCACGCCATATTAAACAGCATGGTTGAGGGAGTGATTGCGGTGGATAAAGATACCCGCCTGCTCTGGCTTAATCCTACAGCCGAAAAAATTTTTAATATCTCCCAAAAGAGCGCCCAAGGCAGGATTTTCCTGGAAGTATTCCCTAATAATGATGTAGCCGAAGTAATTGCTTTAGTTTTAAAAAGCGGGCAACTTGTTTCTAAAGAGCTAACCCTTATTTGGCCGGTACAAAAAGTATTTCAGGTGAATGCCTCCCCGATTTTTGAATCTAAAGCAACCAGCGGCTGCCTTTTAGTTATTCACGATATTACTGAAATTAGGCGCCTAGAGGCTATGCGCCGGGATTTCGTGGCCAATGTTTCGCACGAACTGAAAACCCCGCTTACCTCTATAAAAGGCTTTGTGGAAACCTTGCTTGAAGGGGCTTTAGAGGACAAAGAAAACAGCGTCCATTTCCTCAAGATCATCAATACGCACGCTGACAGGCTAAATACTTTAATTAATGATTTACTGGAGCTTTCGCATATCGAATCCAAAGAAATCGTGCTGAATAAGGAAAAATTTGTTATCGCTAAACTGGTTGATGAGGTTATACTGGGATTTAAGTCGCAGGCAAAAAAGAAGGCAGTTGAGATTAAAATCGAATTACCCCAAAGCCTGGAGATTGTTGCCGACAAGAGCAAGATTGAACAGGTCTTTGCCAACCTGATCAACAATGCTATTAAGTACAATAAGGAAAAAGGTTCCGTACGAATTTATTCCGAAACCCTTGCGGAGAAAATAAAGATTGTCGTCGAAGACTCCGGCTCAGGAATACCCGCAAAAGATATCCCCCGTATTTTTGAGCGCTTTTACCGCGTAGACAAAGCGCGCTCGCGCGAACTTGGAGGCACCGGCCTTGGGCTTT
- a CDS encoding response regulator, which yields MKEKILVVEDEKDIIKMLEYNLEKEGFKVITAGDGEDALDLAVRQHPDLILLDLMLPGMDGLEVCKALKKESKAAAIPIIMLTAKGQESDKVVGLELGADDYITKPFSPRELAARIKAVLRRVTEKEKLPEIFQTGDLKIDFAKICVTVKDKPVELTAKEFELLRTLLKVKGRVLSRDYLLDTIWGFDHAMEIQTRTVDVHIRTLRKKLKTEAKHIITVKNYGYRFETED from the coding sequence ATGAAAGAAAAAATTCTAGTTGTTGAAGATGAAAAAGATATCATTAAAATGCTTGAGTATAACCTTGAGAAGGAAGGTTTTAAGGTTATTACTGCCGGGGACGGAGAGGATGCTCTGGATCTGGCGGTGCGCCAGCATCCGGATCTTATCTTGCTGGATTTAATGCTTCCGGGAATGGATGGTTTAGAGGTATGTAAAGCTTTAAAAAAAGAAAGCAAGGCCGCCGCCATACCCATCATTATGCTTACGGCTAAAGGACAGGAATCGGATAAAGTTGTAGGTTTAGAGTTAGGTGCGGATGATTATATTACTAAGCCGTTTAGCCCGCGTGAGTTAGCCGCCCGCATCAAAGCGGTCCTGCGCAGGGTAACTGAAAAAGAAAAGCTTCCGGAAATATTCCAGACAGGAGATTTAAAAATAGATTTTGCCAAGATATGTGTGACGGTCAAAGATAAACCGGTTGAGTTAACCGCTAAAGAGTTTGAGCTTTTAAGGACACTGCTTAAGGTCAAAGGCAGGGTTTTATCGCGGGATTATTTATTGGATACAATCTGGGGTTTTGATCATGCCATGGAGATCCAGACCCGCACCGTAGACGTGCATATCCGCACTCTACGTAAAAAACTTAAAACCGAAGCTAAGCATATTATCACAGTGAAAAATTACGGTTACCGTTTTGAAACCGAGGATTGA
- a CDS encoding 4Fe-4S double cluster binding domain-containing protein, giving the protein MDKDKNYLALKKFCLDEGIDLFGVADISKIRDEFKISPKISQNFDKAICLGVMLSASVLSEIDIVPTKLYFHHYKIVNSFLDHIALRLGNIIQKQGFLALAVPATQIIDWENNIAHLSHRKLGVLAGLGWIGRNNLLVNEKLGSQFRLVSILTNMPLKTDELSKKDCGQCRLCVKICPSGAIRESAADFDHIKCFEKLKSFQKQRQVEQFVCGICVNVCRGNKK; this is encoded by the coding sequence ATGGATAAAGATAAAAATTATCTGGCTTTAAAGAAATTTTGCCTTGATGAAGGCATCGATCTTTTTGGGGTTGCCGATATAAGCAAGATCAGGGATGAGTTTAAGATCTCTCCTAAAATCTCACAGAATTTTGATAAGGCCATTTGTTTAGGAGTTATGCTTTCTGCTTCCGTGCTTTCTGAAATAGATATTGTGCCAACCAAATTATATTTCCATCATTACAAAATAGTAAATTCTTTTTTAGATCACATAGCTTTAAGATTAGGCAATATAATCCAGAAACAAGGTTTTTTGGCGCTTGCCGTGCCGGCAACACAAATCATTGATTGGGAAAATAATATTGCCCATCTTTCGCACCGGAAATTAGGGGTTTTGGCCGGTTTAGGCTGGATTGGCAGAAATAACCTTCTGGTGAATGAGAAATTAGGCAGCCAATTTCGGCTAGTTTCGATATTAACCAACATGCCGTTAAAGACAGATGAGTTAAGTAAAAAAGATTGCGGGCAGTGCCGGCTTTGTGTTAAGATATGCCCGTCAGGGGCAATCCGAGAGTCTGCCGCGGATTTTGATCATATCAAATGTTTTGAAAAACTTAAGAGTTTTCAAAAACAGCGCCAGGTGGAGCAGTTTGTCTGCGGGATATGTGTGAATGTTTGCCGGGGTAATAAAAAATGA